AGTGACAGTGACAGATGTTAGAGGAATCTGTGGCCCTCAGTGACACGGAGAACAGACATTTGGCTGGAAAAGCACTTGCATGATCAAAATATTTCCTATTGCAAAGATTCAGAAGTTCTTTTTATCCTGAAGATCATTCTGGTCTCTAATTTAAGACTGAAGACGATTTAAATTTGCTAATGGAACCCAGGTCAATTTTTTTTCACACAACTGAAAGGAGAGAAATCGGAAATCACTCTTACATGGTGAGACCTTTGAAACTTCTCTCCAGGCCTCATGCGTCAAAGGCCATCACTGTCCCTCCACCCGGCATCTGGGCAGTGTCTGCCTCCTGTCCAGCACTCTCGGAGGCTGGGCCAGCAGCCACCTCAGGCCCTCCTACCCCTCCATGCCACAGGGTAGCACCAACTACCAAGCAGTAGCAGGCTCTGCCCAGCAGTCCCCAGCCCATCCACAGCATCACTGCTGCCTTGGCAGCAAGAAGGGCTGGGAAAACTGCAAGCCCTTCCTCCCTCAGGCGGTCCGATCGCCTTTCACAAGGGTCGCCTCTAGCCCCTCCATCAAGCCTTTGGTCCTGTAACATTGTGAGTTACATTGTATATAGTGTTATTCTAGGGGCATCACCCAGGGAAAAAGGACTAAGCGGCCTTCTCGCTCTGGAGCTCCGAAGAACCCAGGCAGGGAAGCAGCAGGTGGCGTGCCGTGTTAGGTGTGCACAGGGGCTGCGGCTCTCAGCGCAGGCCTGGCGACTGCCCAGCTTCAGATGCCACCCATGGTGGAGCCTCAGTGACAGGCACTCATCCTCCCCTCCAAACACCGGCCAGCAAGAGCTCCTTCTGAGAAGGCTCACTGGGAGAAGCCAGGGAGCCACACTGTGGGACAGCTCCTGCGGAACTGGGCACGGCCTGTGTGTGCTTGGCCTGGGAGATGCCTGTGTGTCACACCAAGCAGCTCTAAAAGGACAGGAGCAGGACTGCCCTTTATTCAACAGTGCAGCAGTTTGGGTCCACGGCTTTTTCAACTCTAGAAATGGCATTGCCTCAAAAAGGCTAACTGAGGGGACCAATATGAAGTAGGCTTGTTACAACTGTAATTGTCACTCTCCAAAACAGGGTGGCATGCCAAGACTATTCCACAGCACCTTTGCCAGGGAGACAGAGAACACTCCTTCTCAGAGGCAATCCCCACTCCACAGCAAGTGAGGATACAGCGACAGCCCCGCGATCCGTGCAGATCCCATTGGCTCTCACACTGCAGGTCCCTTGACAGAGGCCATTTCTCTCCCTCCGAGCATGTCCAACTTGGGGTCCCAcacagtgctgctatgaacacatgGCCAGTCCACTAAATGTCACATGGAAATGGCTTTCTTGCTGCACCTCTCTGGATAGAGGCTGAGGTCGCTGCTATCTTAGATCCTGCTGGCTTAGACTGGGCAAGGCCATTCCCAGGGCCAGTGCAACTGAGAATACTGCAATGACTTCTGAAAAGTGTCCATCCTTCCCAGGAAGCAAAATGCAGCACCCCTAGGACATTGCCGATGACAGCTGAGGTATATTAACAGCCAACTGCTAAAGCTGGCCtgattctgtaaaaaaaaaaaaaagcttagttCCCTGCCTGGGTGGTCTGACTGAACTGGCTGTCTGCAGAAGTGATGGTTGGCACTGCAACTGCTAGTCTAGGGGCTTGCCCTGGAACTGTACCCATTGCCATTGAGCCATTGGGGATGGCTTGAACAATAGTTGTGTTCAAGCTATTAGGGGTCTCACCACtagcttgtattttaaaatagaccAAATAAAAGATAGGCAAGACAATACCAATTAGAAGCATGATGAAAACAGCATTCCACCACTGAATGCCACAATCTGCACCATTCATTGGCATCTTCGGaggagctgggagcagtggctgaTGCGAGGTGTCTATGCAGTAACTTTCATGTAAAAAGATTTCTGACTGCACTGCACGCTCAATATTCTGGTCAATCCCCTTAAAGAAATCCATCAGTTGATCAGCCTGGGCATCGGTGCCTGTGGCTGCTCTGTCTGCATCTGGCAGTTCCACAGTCACTGTGGTCTCCGAAGATGGGCTCAGAAGGGGTTTTAGTTCTTTGTGGGTCTCTGTTAGGATCCCATGGTTTTTCACTGGAATCTTAATAGATTTCAAAGCATATAAGTCTTGTTCTCTGATGAAGTTGTTGACTTTCTTGATATCTGCAACCTAGGAAAGCATGAAGACAAACATCATAAAATATGTGAAGCCCCTTAAAAATAACATTCCAAAAAGTGGCTCTTAATCTTTCAGGGTGATGATTCAAGCCCTCTTCACTTAATCTGATGAAGACGGGAAAACTGCAGATATACACAACGTTAGTTTAGgctgaaagtttctttttggctTTCACTCAGCCTCAATATATAGTTTAGTAATCAGATATTCCTAAAGATTTATAGGTTTGAACAATTTAAGATCAGTTTTGAAAAACAGATCTTTCTTAAACTTTAAAGTGTAACTGCAACAAAATGCTTTAGGTGAAACAACCATGGCACTAAAATAAATGTTGCAGCCTTTTCCACCTTTGAGGCAATAGTGCCCCCATCTGCCTGCCTTCCCCTCATGCCAGAACTAAGTAGCTGCGAGATGTTAGCGTTCACCAAACACACAGCCTCAGCCAGCTCCGCAGACACACTCAGAATCCAGTTTACCTGTAATAAAGTTGAGAGATATGCCCTCAGCATTTTCTTTCCCAGAAACACTGTGGGGCATATAAACTTATTAAAAGTGACTTACTGTACTTAACTGTCAGGAAAAAGGACTAATGCTGTGAGTTTTATCAAATAACAAAGTTCATGACAAACTCCTCTCATAATCAAACACTAAGATTTAAGAAGCAGGGGGAAATTTAAGTCAAAGGGTAACTAGCCCCTCCCTCAAACTAATGTTTGAAAACTTTCCAAACGCATCAGAGATGAACTCTAAACTTTTAACACATAAGTCCACTTAAACTAGAAAGTGAATACAGCCAACAGATATTCAAATCaatcatttccattattttaattattcagcAACTGCTGTTATTGTAACTGAATCGAAGTAGGGgacattttaaatttactatGTCCTGAATCTAATGCATGAGACCCTTGAGatctttctgtctctgcctttAACAAACTACGAGCAAATTTACTTACTTCGAATAGGAAAACTGATCACTTATCAAAGGCTTTATATATTCTTTACAGATTTAGACATCACCATACCAAGAAGCCTACTCCATCTATTCCAGTCTTTGTAGGATGGGCTTCATTTCTCAGCCCATGTTCTGTAAGCCACACAGTATGCCTGCAGAAGCTGTTTATCGGAGCCGAATATAAATGTTAGTACAATTTAAAGACCACTATGTGTCCCCGGAGACCACCTGTTTATTTCCCTGGGAAAGACTGCAACACCCCACACAACATGTTTTAGACATTTGGACCTTGTTAGATAAGACGCTTGTAGgagaaagagattttttaaattaagtagcTTATATACCCTTAGAGAAGGCCATAGACATTTGtagcagtgttagcaaagtgaAATAGTTACAATCTAGGAGAAAATGCAGCAATTCTAGAAATACTTTCCTACTTACTTTGCCATTGTTAATCACTCTGAATGCTAAAAAcataattaaagagaaaaacagggtTACATAGATACACAGCATACAAAAGATCATGCAGTTCTAAAAGAGATAAGGTAAAACTTTACCAGTCAAGTAAGCTACCACCAAGAAaggttcagaaaaataaaagcaagaaaagcaaGCATACCATAAAAATCTGGGATAAATTCTGCCTGGTATTTCCAGCCCCATTAggtctaaaataaaatgtgctcaaaagaagaaaaaaggtttcaGAATTCCAgtgtggagaaaacagaaaaaggagaagtCCCCTGCAGAGAAGGAAATGTACTAACCCTCACTCTTTGGGGGCCAGGGTTAGGAACTAAAGGTACTCCCCCTCTGCCTTCCAATTCTGGCTAAATAGGGGAGTCCTTGGCTGCTACAGCAGGCCTCTCCTGATGGCCTGGCAGGGTTAAGAAGGGCAGCAAGGGCCCCCACCCTGCAGTGAGTTCCCCGTGTTCCTTGAAACGAAGTGGGGCAGAGCCCCTGAGGGGTGTCTTACTTTGCAGCCATACTGCAGAGCCAGCTTGTTGAGGCTGTCCTCCTGGGCCAGCTCCCGCTGCAGCAGCACCACGTCACCTGCTCCCGCCTGGTGAGGCTGGTGGACACCGCTCTTCTGGCGCTCCTTGCCCCGGGGCCGCAAAACCACACGGTGAGACTCTTCTTCAGAGGAGTCCCCCGAGTCCCCACTGCCATTCTTAAACGTGTATACGTGGCTGGTCGGAGTCCTACAGACAACAGCTGGGCCTTGGAAGGTCTTGGTTAACAATTccttgtgcctcattttcttcactgAAAACCAAGCCCGAGGGTTAATTCCACAGAAGACAGAATCATCCCTCCACCGCCTTGTTTAAAGAGAAGTGTCTTGTTAGAGTATCCCTTTCCCAAATCACTGCAAATACTCAACAAATACCATCACTAGAAAAAAGAATGTGCTTATGCTGGCTGAGATGGAAGAAGATAGGCAGAATAAAAACCCTTTGTGTTTTCTAATTGCATACGTTTTTCTGTCCCTATTCCTCATCCATAGCTGTCTCCCCCAAACCCACATAGGTAAAGAAACAACTACTTCTGGTCTCAGAGTAGTAAGTCGAGATCCTTGCAATGGAAAGTAAAGGCTGCTGCCAGTCTCCGTGCACTGAGAATCTTCAACTCAGAACCTTTGCACAACAATTTTGTATTCAATGCTTTA
The Theropithecus gelada isolate Dixy chromosome 7b, Tgel_1.0, whole genome shotgun sequence DNA segment above includes these coding regions:
- the LYSMD4 gene encoding LOW QUALITY PROTEIN: lysM and putative peptidoglycan-binding domain-containing protein 4 (The sequence of the model RefSeq protein was modified relative to this genomic sequence to represent the inferred CDS: inserted 1 base in 1 codon), which codes for MAVGTRGTPLKKSLTVWFCGPGARSARRAVSTSLTRREQVTWCCCSGSWPRRTASTSWLCSMAAKPNGAGNTRQNXIPDFYAFRVINNGKVADIKKVNNFIREQDLYALKSIKIPVKNHGILTETHKELKPLLSPSSETTVTVELPDADRAATGTDAQADQLMDFFKGIDQNIERAVQSEIFLHESYCIDTSHQPLLPAPPKMPMNGADCGIQWWNAVFIMLLIGIVLPIFYLVYFKIQASGETPNSLNTTIVQAIPNGSMAMGTVPGQAPRLAVAVPTITSADSQFSQTTQAGN